In uncultured Draconibacterium sp., a genomic segment contains:
- a CDS encoding MoxR family ATPase: protein MNQAVDIKELNERIQRESSFVDMISMEMNKVIVGQKHLVESLLIGLLSNGHILLEGVPGLAKTLAIKSLSQTISAKFSRIQFTPDLLPADVLGTMIYSQKREEFSIKKGPIFANFVLADEINRAPAKVQSALLEAMQERQITIGDQTFKLDEPFLVMATQNPIEQEGTYPLPEAQVDRFMLKVVINYPKKEEERQIINQNLLAQFPETSTILKPEDIIKARNVVKDVYMDEKIQKYIVDIVFATREPNEYKLEKYTDMIAYGASPRAGISLAQAAKAFAFIKRRGYVIPEDVRAVCPDVLRHRIGLSYEAEANNITQEEIITDILNQVEVP from the coding sequence ATGAATCAAGCAGTTGATATCAAAGAATTGAATGAGAGAATTCAGAGAGAGAGTTCGTTTGTGGATATGATCTCCATGGAAATGAACAAGGTGATTGTAGGACAAAAACACCTGGTTGAAAGCTTGCTGATCGGCTTACTTTCAAACGGACATATTTTATTGGAAGGTGTACCGGGATTGGCAAAAACACTTGCCATTAAATCCTTGTCGCAAACAATCAGTGCTAAATTTTCACGTATTCAGTTTACGCCCGACCTACTGCCTGCCGACGTTCTGGGAACAATGATCTACAGTCAGAAGAGAGAAGAGTTCAGCATTAAGAAAGGACCGATCTTCGCCAATTTTGTATTGGCTGATGAGATCAACCGTGCTCCGGCAAAAGTGCAATCGGCACTGCTCGAAGCCATGCAGGAACGCCAGATTACCATCGGCGACCAGACGTTCAAATTAGACGAACCTTTCCTGGTAATGGCCACACAAAACCCGATTGAGCAGGAAGGTACTTACCCGCTGCCTGAAGCGCAGGTCGACCGTTTTATGCTGAAAGTGGTGATCAACTACCCGAAAAAAGAGGAAGAGCGTCAGATCATCAATCAAAACCTGCTGGCACAATTCCCTGAAACATCAACAATTCTGAAACCGGAAGACATTATTAAAGCCCGCAACGTGGTGAAAGATGTGTATATGGATGAAAAAATTCAGAAGTACATCGTTGACATTGTGTTTGCAACACGCGAGCCTAACGAATATAAACTGGAAAAATACACCGATATGATCGCTTACGGAGCATCGCCAAGGGCAGGAATCAGCCTGGCACAAGCTGCAAAAGCTTTTGCTTTTATCAAGCGCCGCGGTTATGTTATTCCTGAAGATGTGCGCGCCGTTTGTCCTGATGTATTGCGTCACAGAATTGGACTGAGCTACGAAGCGGAGGCCAACAACATTACACAGGAAGAAATTATTACCGACATATTGAACCAGGTAGAAGTACCTTAA
- a CDS encoding DUF58 domain-containing protein — METTDLLKKVRKIEIKTRGLSRNIFAGEYHSAFKGRGMAFSEVREYQFGDDIRNIDWNVTARYSHPYVKIFEEERELTVMLLIDVSGSREFGSFEKLKKNVITELSAVLSFSAIQNNDKIGVIFFSDKIEKFIPPKKGKSHILRIIRELIDFHPESNGTDITEAVRYMTNAIKKRCTAFIISDFMDDNKDLEMALSIANNKHDMVALNIYDKRETELPSIGMIKLKDAEKGNYVWVDSSSRKTRKLYADWWIKHMGRLDVMFKKSGVDYVSINTNEDYVKSLMTLFKRRALK, encoded by the coding sequence ATGGAGACAACTGATTTATTAAAAAAAGTACGGAAGATTGAAATTAAAACACGTGGTTTGTCGCGCAATATTTTTGCCGGCGAATACCACAGTGCTTTTAAAGGGCGCGGTATGGCCTTCTCGGAGGTACGTGAATACCAGTTTGGCGACGACATTCGTAACATCGACTGGAACGTTACCGCCCGCTACAGTCATCCTTACGTGAAAATATTTGAAGAGGAACGCGAACTCACCGTGATGTTGCTGATTGATGTGAGTGGCTCGCGCGAATTTGGTTCGTTTGAAAAGCTGAAGAAAAATGTGATTACAGAACTGTCTGCAGTGCTTTCGTTTTCGGCGATTCAAAACAACGACAAAATCGGAGTGATCTTCTTTTCGGACAAGATCGAGAAATTTATTCCGCCGAAAAAAGGGAAAAGCCACATTTTGCGTATTATTCGCGAACTGATCGACTTTCACCCGGAAAGCAACGGCACCGACATTACAGAAGCTGTTCGTTACATGACCAACGCCATTAAAAAGCGCTGTACTGCTTTTATTATTTCCGATTTTATGGACGATAACAAAGACCTGGAAATGGCTCTTTCTATCGCCAACAACAAGCACGACATGGTAGCGCTGAATATATACGACAAGCGCGAAACAGAACTGCCATCTATTGGAATGATAAAGTTGAAAGACGCTGAAAAAGGCAACTACGTTTGGGTAGACAGCAGCTCGCGTAAAACACGTAAACTTTATGCCGACTGGTGGATAAAACACATGGGTCGGCTGGATGTGATGTTCAAAAAAAGTGGTGTTGATTATGTATCGATAAACACCAACGAAGACTATGTAAAATCGTTAATGACTTTGTTTAAGAGACGGGCATTAAAATAG